One genomic window of Luteitalea pratensis includes the following:
- the hemA gene encoding glutamyl-tRNA reductase: MHLVLVGLSHHTAPLEVRERIGISRSMVPAALDRLAQEGCDDAVLLSTCNRTEVYAMAVDPTAMGERIVGCLTDYRGVSRDDIDGTLYVRRDADAARHLFRVAAGLDSLVVGEPEILGQVKDAYKAASEARGTGSVINRLFHGAFSIGKRVRSDTGLSEGAVSLSYASVTLARKIFGDLGKQHFVVFGAGEMARLSALHFHEHVASTTIATRRQDRGELLAAEVHGRVVAWDDRLEALAAADILISATGSPDVVVTEADMRRVLTTRRGRPMFVVDLAVPRDVASEVARLEEVFLYNIDDLRGIVQENLARRQDAVAKAERLVNDEVTAWYGWLRSRAAVPTVVALRTRFERVRQAELERLAPRLAGLGPDARARVDEITRLMVEKLLLTPTEQLKAIDDHETMDACSAALRRLFALDDEAAVNDADADTSAPPDGSAR, from the coding sequence ATGCATCTCGTCCTGGTCGGCCTCAGTCACCACACGGCGCCCCTCGAGGTGCGCGAGCGGATCGGCATCAGCCGCTCGATGGTGCCCGCGGCACTCGACCGCCTCGCGCAGGAGGGCTGCGACGACGCCGTGCTGCTCTCGACGTGCAACCGGACCGAGGTGTACGCCATGGCCGTCGACCCGACCGCCATGGGCGAACGCATCGTCGGCTGCCTCACGGACTATCGCGGGGTGAGCCGCGACGACATCGACGGCACCCTGTACGTGCGCAGGGACGCTGATGCCGCCCGCCACCTGTTCCGGGTCGCGGCCGGACTGGATTCCCTCGTCGTCGGCGAGCCGGAAATCCTCGGCCAGGTCAAAGACGCCTACAAGGCCGCCAGCGAGGCGCGCGGGACGGGCAGCGTGATCAACCGCCTGTTCCATGGAGCCTTTTCGATCGGTAAGCGTGTCCGCTCCGATACCGGGCTCTCCGAGGGCGCGGTCTCGCTCAGCTACGCGTCGGTCACGCTCGCACGCAAGATCTTCGGCGACCTGGGAAAGCAGCATTTTGTCGTCTTCGGCGCGGGCGAGATGGCGCGACTCAGCGCCTTGCACTTCCACGAGCACGTGGCGAGCACGACCATCGCCACGCGCCGACAGGACCGCGGCGAGCTGCTGGCAGCCGAAGTGCACGGACGCGTCGTCGCCTGGGACGACCGCCTCGAGGCGCTCGCGGCCGCCGACATCCTGATCTCGGCGACGGGTTCGCCCGACGTCGTCGTCACCGAGGCCGACATGCGACGCGTCCTCACGACCCGGCGGGGACGCCCGATGTTCGTCGTCGACCTGGCGGTGCCGCGCGATGTCGCGTCGGAAGTCGCGCGCCTCGAGGAAGTGTTCCTCTACAACATCGACGACCTGCGCGGCATCGTGCAGGAGAACCTCGCCCGGCGCCAGGACGCCGTTGCGAAGGCCGAGCGCCTCGTGAACGACGAGGTCACGGCGTGGTATGGCTGGCTCCGGTCACGGGCAGCGGTCCCGACCGTCGTCGCCTTGCGGACCCGATTCGAACGCGTGCGACAGGCCGAACTGGAGCGCCTTGCGCCGAGACTCGCCGGCCTGGGCCCCGACGCACGCGCCCGCGTCGACGAGATCACCCGACTGATGGTCGAGAAACTTCTCCTCACGCCGACCGAACAGCTCAAGGCCATCGACGATCACGAGACGATGGATGCCTGTTCAGCCGCTCTGCGCCGGCTGTTCGCGCTCGATGACGAGGCGGCGGTGAACGACGCCGATGCCGACACGTCGGCGCCGCCAGACGGATCGGCCCGATGA
- the hemC gene encoding hydroxymethylbilane synthase — protein sequence MTTLWRIGTRGSALALWQANTVKTRLEGLGVAPCEIVVITTDGDRLQDAPLSDIGGKRLFVKEIEDALLEGEIDLAVHSAKDMAVVLPAGLHIAGVLPRADPRDAVVLPDTHDLSEASLPRLLEVLGSSPRIGTSSVRRIAQLHRQFPGAEFLPVRGNVDTRLRKLDAGDYDALVLAAAGLHRLDRGGRISGCLPVDACIPAPGQGIVAVECREDADEVTQTLVAMSDAAADVALRVERAIVAALGGGCQLPLGAHCRRAPDGTLELLACVTSIESDHEVRALGFGEDSDPEALGEQVAERLIADGAGAILDAVREYDGPLPKHD from the coding sequence ATGACGACACTATGGCGGATCGGGACCCGCGGCAGTGCACTCGCGTTGTGGCAGGCCAACACGGTCAAGACCCGCCTCGAGGGCCTCGGTGTCGCGCCCTGCGAAATCGTGGTGATCACGACCGACGGCGATCGACTGCAGGATGCCCCGCTGTCCGACATCGGTGGCAAGCGCCTGTTCGTGAAGGAGATCGAAGACGCCCTCCTCGAGGGCGAGATCGACCTGGCGGTGCACAGCGCGAAGGACATGGCGGTGGTGCTGCCGGCGGGTCTCCACATCGCCGGCGTCCTGCCGCGGGCTGACCCGCGCGACGCCGTGGTGTTACCCGACACGCACGACCTCTCGGAGGCGAGCCTGCCCCGCCTGCTGGAGGTGCTGGGCTCGTCGCCGCGAATCGGTACGAGCAGCGTCCGGCGCATCGCGCAGTTGCACCGCCAGTTCCCTGGCGCCGAGTTCCTGCCGGTGCGCGGCAACGTCGACACGCGGCTCCGCAAGCTGGACGCCGGCGACTACGACGCCCTCGTCCTTGCCGCCGCCGGCCTGCATCGTCTCGACCGGGGCGGACGGATCAGCGGTTGCCTGCCGGTGGACGCATGCATCCCCGCACCAGGGCAGGGCATCGTGGCGGTCGAGTGTCGTGAGGACGCCGACGAAGTGACCCAGACGCTCGTCGCGATGAGCGATGCGGCCGCCGACGTCGCCCTGCGCGTGGAGCGCGCGATCGTCGCGGCCCTCGGCGGTGGATGCCAGCTGCCGCTCGGCGCGCATTGCCGGCGCGCCCCTGACGGCACCCTCGAGCTGCTTGCGTGCGTCACGTCGATCGAGAGCGACCACGAGGTGCGCGCCCTCGGCTTCGGCGAGGACTCGGACCCCGAGGCACTGGGTGAACAGGTCGCCGAGCGATTGATCGCCGACGGCGCAGGCGCCATCCTCGACGCCGTCCGCGAGTACGACGGACCGCTGCCGAAGCACGACTGA
- the cobA gene encoding uroporphyrinogen-III C-methyltransferase, which yields MTPVSIVGAGPGDPSLISVRGLRYLTRADVVVHDTLIDPRLLRMARPDAETIDVGDAAPTEAAQDAICLLVAEKAREGKSVVRLKWGDPFVFDSGGKEALFLHEQGIRFEVVPGIPALVGIPAYAGIPVTYPGSGDTLTFIRGYEHGEEATPDLDWHQLASVDGTLLCYAGPRQLARVAASLLAHGRPADDSAAIISCGTTPQQRTLSGTLESLSKQLDAHPPTVPAVFVVGPTVGLRDHLRWFDERPLFGTRIVVTRSREQAGEFVERLSDLGADVIEAPSIHIEPLDDYDEVDRAIAAIASYHWLVFTSANGVEHFMRRALSRMRDIRDLHGPRICAVGPATAERLQRLHLRVDVMPDEDRAEGVIAALKATGSLDGQRMLLPRADIAREALPEELRKAGAEVDDIAAYKTVRASWVHEGQPDIYKKLLEGDVDIVTFTSASSVRHFVTNLGEEQAADLLQQVAVASIGPVTAEAAQQLGVTTSIMPGAPYTIPSLVDAIVAHVRSKA from the coding sequence ATGACTCCCGTGTCCATCGTCGGCGCCGGCCCTGGGGATCCGTCACTGATCTCCGTGCGTGGGCTCCGTTACCTGACCCGCGCGGACGTCGTCGTCCACGACACACTGATCGATCCGCGGCTGCTGCGGATGGCGCGCCCCGATGCCGAGACCATCGACGTCGGCGACGCCGCCCCGACCGAAGCGGCCCAGGACGCCATCTGCCTGCTCGTGGCCGAAAAGGCTCGCGAGGGCAAGTCGGTGGTGCGCCTGAAATGGGGTGACCCGTTCGTGTTCGACAGCGGCGGCAAGGAAGCGCTGTTCCTCCACGAGCAGGGCATCCGCTTCGAGGTGGTGCCGGGGATCCCGGCCCTGGTCGGGATCCCCGCCTATGCCGGCATCCCGGTGACGTATCCGGGTTCAGGCGACACGCTGACGTTCATCCGTGGCTACGAGCACGGCGAGGAAGCGACGCCGGACCTCGACTGGCACCAGTTGGCGAGTGTGGACGGGACGCTGCTCTGCTACGCGGGACCCCGGCAACTCGCGCGCGTGGCTGCCTCGCTGCTGGCGCACGGGCGACCGGCCGACGACTCGGCGGCGATCATCTCCTGCGGCACCACGCCGCAGCAGCGGACATTGTCCGGCACGCTCGAGAGCCTGTCGAAGCAACTCGATGCGCACCCGCCGACGGTCCCGGCAGTCTTCGTGGTCGGTCCGACCGTGGGGTTGCGCGATCACCTTCGCTGGTTCGACGAGCGTCCCCTGTTCGGTACGCGCATCGTCGTCACGCGGTCGCGCGAACAGGCCGGCGAGTTCGTGGAGCGCCTGAGCGATCTCGGTGCCGATGTGATCGAAGCGCCGTCGATCCACATCGAACCGCTCGACGACTACGATGAGGTGGACAGGGCCATCGCCGCGATCGCGTCGTATCACTGGCTCGTGTTCACCAGCGCGAACGGCGTCGAACACTTCATGCGCAGGGCGTTGTCACGGATGCGTGACATCCGCGACCTGCACGGCCCACGCATCTGCGCGGTCGGTCCGGCAACGGCGGAGCGGCTGCAGCGGCTGCACCTGCGCGTCGACGTGATGCCCGACGAGGATCGCGCCGAAGGCGTGATCGCCGCCCTGAAGGCCACCGGCAGCCTCGACGGCCAACGCATGCTCCTGCCCCGCGCCGACATCGCACGCGAGGCGCTCCCGGAGGAATTGCGCAAGGCCGGCGCCGAAGTGGACGACATCGCCGCCTACAAGACGGTTCGCGCCTCGTGGGTGCATGAAGGCCAGCCCGACATCTACAAGAAGCTCCTCGAAGGCGATGTGGACATCGTGACCTTCACGAGCGCATCGAGCGTGCGCCACTTCGTGACCAATCTCGGCGAGGAGCAGGCCGCGGACCTGTTGCAACAGGTCGCGGTCGCCTCGATCGGTCCGGTCACCGCCGAGGCCGCGCAGCAGCTCGGCGTCACCACCAGCATCATGCCCGGCGCGCCCTACACGATCCCGTCGCTCGTCGACGCGATCGTCGCGCACGTGCGCAGCAAAGCCTGA
- the hemB gene encoding porphobilinogen synthase — protein sequence MPLDLTNRPRRLRRTPGLRALVRETHLEPSQFIYPLFVCPGEGVRKPIGSMPGVAQMSVDEIVAEVGAATGDGVTSVLLFGLPAHKDERGSSASDPQGPVQQAVRAIRAAHPQTVIVTDVCLCEYTSHGHCGIVTDGIVENDPTVALLVEEALSHAEAGADVVAPSDMMDGRIGAIRDGLDAAGHVDTAIMSYAAKYASAFYGPFREAAESTPAFGDRRSHQMDPANAREALRQVALDIDQGADMVMVKPALPYLDILWRVKDTFGLPTAAYHVSGEYSMVKAAGANGWIDEPRAMMESLISIRRAGADAIITYYARDAARVL from the coding sequence ATGCCACTCGATCTCACCAACCGGCCCCGACGACTCCGACGCACGCCTGGCCTGCGTGCCCTCGTCCGCGAGACGCATCTCGAGCCCTCGCAGTTCATCTACCCGCTCTTCGTCTGCCCGGGTGAGGGCGTGCGCAAGCCAATCGGCTCGATGCCGGGCGTCGCGCAGATGTCGGTGGACGAGATCGTGGCCGAAGTCGGCGCCGCTACCGGTGATGGCGTGACGTCGGTGCTGCTGTTCGGGCTGCCGGCGCACAAGGACGAACGCGGCAGCAGCGCCAGCGACCCGCAGGGGCCGGTGCAGCAGGCCGTACGCGCGATCCGCGCCGCGCACCCGCAGACGGTGATCGTCACCGACGTGTGCCTCTGCGAGTACACGTCGCACGGACACTGCGGCATCGTCACCGATGGCATCGTCGAGAACGACCCGACGGTGGCGTTGCTGGTCGAGGAGGCGCTGTCGCACGCCGAAGCAGGGGCTGACGTGGTCGCTCCGTCGGACATGATGGACGGCCGCATCGGCGCCATCCGCGACGGCCTCGACGCAGCGGGGCACGTGGACACCGCGATCATGAGCTATGCCGCCAAGTACGCATCGGCCTTCTATGGACCGTTTCGCGAGGCGGCCGAGTCCACGCCGGCCTTCGGCGACCGGCGCAGCCACCAGATGGATCCCGCCAACGCGCGCGAGGCGCTCCGCCAGGTCGCCCTCGACATCGATCAGGGCGCGGACATGGTGATGGTCAAGCCGGCGCTTCCGTACCTGGACATCCTCTGGCGCGTCAAGGACACCTTCGGGTTGCCGACGGCCGCCTATCACGTCAGCGGCGAGTACTCGATGGTCAAGGCGGCTGGCGCCAACGGCTGGATCGACGAGCCACGCGCGATGATGGAATCGCTGATCTCGATTCGGCGGGCCGGCGCAGACGCCATCATCACTTACTACGCGCGTGACGCCGCGCGGGTGTTGTGA
- the hemL gene encoding glutamate-1-semialdehyde 2,1-aminomutase, translating into MAVRKVTRSAKLFERAQKVMPGGVSSPVRAFKAVGGEPRFMKSGKGAYIKDEDGRTYLDYVMSWGPLIHGHAPKGLLAALGRAAKHGTSFGAPTRLEIELAEAVRELVPSMELVRFTSSGTEAAMSVLRVARAATGRDAVIKFAGCYHGHADGFLVDAGSGAATLGVPTSPGVPKAAAALTLTARYNDLASVESVAELAKDGVAAVLVEPIAGNMGLVPPEPGFLEGLRALCDRSGALLVFDEVISGFRASRGGAQHLLGVRPDLTCLGKIIGGGLPVGAYGGREDLMRRVAPDGPVYQAGTLSGNPLAMTAGLWALSQLSDKLYAKLERLGGLLAEGLSDAAHRAGTDVSINRVGSLLTVFFLDRPVMNYDDAKASDTAAYGRFFQAMLAEGIYLPPSQFEAWFLSGAHATRDVDDTIRAARKAFEAAATTQAVGD; encoded by the coding sequence ATGGCGGTGCGAAAGGTGACGCGCTCGGCGAAGTTGTTCGAGCGAGCGCAGAAGGTGATGCCGGGCGGTGTAAGCAGCCCCGTGCGCGCGTTCAAGGCCGTCGGCGGTGAGCCGCGGTTCATGAAGAGCGGCAAGGGCGCCTACATCAAGGACGAAGATGGCCGCACATATCTCGACTACGTGATGTCGTGGGGGCCGCTCATCCACGGTCATGCCCCGAAGGGACTGCTCGCGGCGCTGGGGCGAGCCGCCAAACACGGCACCAGTTTCGGAGCGCCGACCCGCCTCGAGATCGAGTTGGCCGAGGCGGTGCGTGAGCTCGTGCCGTCGATGGAACTGGTGCGCTTCACGAGCTCCGGGACCGAGGCCGCCATGAGCGTCCTGCGGGTGGCCCGGGCGGCGACCGGCCGAGACGCCGTGATCAAGTTTGCCGGCTGCTACCACGGCCACGCCGACGGCTTCCTGGTGGACGCGGGGAGCGGCGCCGCGACACTCGGTGTTCCGACCTCACCTGGTGTCCCGAAGGCCGCTGCGGCCTTGACGCTCACCGCACGTTACAACGACCTTGCATCGGTCGAGTCCGTCGCCGAACTAGCGAAGGACGGCGTCGCCGCCGTGCTCGTCGAGCCGATCGCCGGCAACATGGGCCTCGTGCCGCCCGAGCCCGGCTTCCTCGAAGGGTTACGGGCGTTGTGCGATCGCAGCGGCGCGCTGCTCGTCTTCGACGAGGTGATCAGCGGCTTCAGGGCCTCGCGCGGTGGCGCGCAGCACCTGCTCGGTGTCCGCCCTGACCTGACGTGTCTCGGCAAGATCATCGGCGGCGGCCTGCCGGTCGGAGCCTACGGCGGCCGCGAGGACCTCATGCGACGCGTCGCTCCGGACGGGCCGGTGTACCAGGCCGGGACGCTGTCGGGAAACCCACTCGCGATGACGGCGGGCCTCTGGGCGCTGTCGCAACTCTCCGACAAGCTCTACGCGAAGCTCGAACGTCTCGGTGGCCTTCTCGCCGAGGGCCTGTCCGATGCCGCGCACCGCGCCGGCACCGACGTCAGCATCAATCGCGTCGGCTCGCTGCTCACGGTCTTCTTCCTCGATCGGCCGGTGATGAATTACGACGACGCGAAGGCCTCCGACACGGCGGCGTACGGGCGGTTCTTCCAGGCGATGCTTGCAGAAGGCATCTACCTGCCACCATCACAGTTTGAGGCGTGGTTCCTGTCTGGCGCGCACGCCACGCGTGACGTCGACGACACGATTCGCGCGGCCCGCAAGGCGTTCGAGGCGGCAGCCACGACGCAGGCGGTCGGCGACTGA
- a CDS encoding histone deacetylase → MQAFYCDHFVLPLPEGHRFPMDKYARLRARVVDNGILPLEQLHEPHAAPWTDLMRVHTPDYVARVRDGGLTREEQRRIGFPWSVQMVERSRRSVGGTIDAARAALQDGVSANLAGGTHHAFRDRGEGYCIFNDVAVAATTMIETGRVRQVAVIDLDVHQGNGTAAIFEHDPRVFTCSLHGAANFPFHKERSDLDVPLPDGTGDGEYMAHLAAALDVVLAIGPDLVFYVAGADPYEGDRLGRMRLTEMGLRQRDAIVFGRCRAERVPVAVTMAGGYAPDVDAIARIHAGTIEEAAQSAQRWGGAIPCRPGPWPSDASVPRQSAAGHRR, encoded by the coding sequence GTGCAGGCGTTCTACTGCGACCATTTCGTGCTGCCGCTTCCGGAGGGGCATCGCTTCCCGATGGACAAGTACGCGCGCCTCCGGGCGCGCGTCGTCGACAACGGCATCCTCCCACTCGAGCAGTTGCATGAACCACATGCCGCGCCATGGACCGACCTCATGCGCGTGCATACGCCGGATTACGTGGCCCGTGTCCGCGACGGCGGGCTCACGCGCGAAGAGCAGCGTCGAATCGGCTTTCCGTGGTCGGTGCAGATGGTCGAGCGGTCACGGCGATCGGTGGGAGGGACCATTGACGCGGCCCGCGCCGCGCTGCAGGACGGGGTCTCGGCCAATCTCGCCGGGGGCACCCACCACGCGTTCCGGGACCGCGGCGAGGGCTACTGCATCTTCAACGACGTGGCCGTTGCCGCCACGACGATGATCGAGACAGGCCGTGTCCGGCAGGTGGCCGTGATCGATCTTGATGTGCACCAAGGCAACGGCACGGCGGCGATCTTCGAGCACGACCCACGTGTCTTCACCTGCTCGCTGCATGGCGCGGCCAACTTCCCGTTCCACAAGGAACGCAGCGATCTCGACGTGCCGCTTCCCGATGGCACCGGCGATGGTGAATACATGGCACACCTGGCGGCGGCACTCGATGTGGTTTTGGCGATCGGACCGGACCTCGTGTTCTACGTCGCGGGTGCAGATCCCTACGAAGGTGATCGACTGGGGCGCATGCGCCTGACCGAAATGGGGCTGCGACAGCGCGATGCGATCGTGTTCGGGCGGTGCCGGGCCGAGCGCGTGCCGGTGGCAGTGACCATGGCCGGCGGCTATGCACCCGACGTGGATGCGATTGCGCGCATCCACGCCGGCACGATCGAGGAAGCCGCGCAGTCGGCGCAGCGCTGGGGTGGGGCTATTCCTTGCCGGCCCGGGCCTTGGCCCAGCGACGCTTCTGTGCCTCGGCAATCCGCCGCCGGGCATCGGCGCTGA
- a CDS encoding tetratricopeptide repeat protein, whose amino-acid sequence MLAITFVGVDVMSIRAQETSFDAALGHAYATAYNLDHDEAVRELTTLAKLKPDLPTTYRALASITWLRLLFSRGTVLVDEYLGRISKRDVQMAPPPPDMAADFSRYLSAAISRAEAEATRNPRDGRALYDLSSALGLQASWAATVEGRMGRAFGAARRAYKTAEQASVVSPDDPDPRLILGTYRYVVSGMNLPTRMVAYMAGLDGDRARGLQMVEQAAASASPVQTEARFALILLYNRERRWDNALGVLAALRDLYPRNRLLWLETGATALRAGRPADALRWLDEGLAMTARDTRRRMFGEDALWRLKQAVALRLLGRHEDARQVLIEGLAAPQARDWVRGRTHLELGEVSLALGDRDQARWQATKALPLLERGDDPQGVRLARSLLERATRG is encoded by the coding sequence ATGCTTGCAATCACATTTGTCGGCGTCGATGTGATGTCCATCCGTGCGCAGGAGACATCATTCGATGCGGCACTTGGACACGCCTACGCTACCGCCTACAACCTGGACCATGACGAGGCCGTGCGCGAGTTGACGACCCTCGCGAAGTTAAAACCAGACTTACCGACCACCTATCGTGCCCTTGCATCCATCACGTGGCTGCGGTTGTTGTTCAGCCGCGGCACCGTGCTTGTCGACGAGTATCTCGGACGTATCTCGAAACGCGACGTGCAGATGGCACCGCCGCCGCCGGACATGGCGGCGGACTTTTCGCGCTATCTGTCGGCGGCCATTTCACGTGCCGAGGCGGAGGCGACTCGCAATCCGCGGGACGGCCGTGCACTCTACGACCTCAGTTCCGCACTCGGCCTGCAAGCCTCCTGGGCAGCCACCGTGGAGGGTCGGATGGGGCGCGCGTTCGGTGCGGCGCGACGTGCATACAAGACCGCGGAGCAGGCCAGCGTTGTCTCGCCCGATGATCCCGACCCTCGCCTGATCCTCGGCACTTATCGCTATGTGGTGTCAGGCATGAACCTGCCGACGCGCATGGTCGCGTACATGGCCGGCCTCGATGGTGACCGGGCGCGGGGCCTGCAGATGGTGGAACAGGCGGCGGCGAGTGCCAGCCCCGTGCAGACCGAAGCACGCTTCGCCCTGATCCTCCTCTACAACCGCGAACGGCGCTGGGACAACGCCCTTGGCGTGTTGGCCGCGCTGCGCGACTTGTATCCGCGTAACCGGCTGCTGTGGCTCGAGACTGGCGCGACCGCCCTGCGCGCCGGCCGGCCAGCCGATGCCTTGCGGTGGCTCGACGAAGGCCTCGCGATGACGGCACGCGACACACGCCGGCGCATGTTCGGCGAGGACGCCCTCTGGCGCCTGAAGCAAGCCGTGGCGCTGCGCCTCCTGGGGCGTCACGAGGATGCACGGCAGGTACTGATCGAAGGCCTCGCGGCGCCGCAGGCCAGGGACTGGGTGCGAGGTCGCACGCACCTCGAACTGGGCGAAGTGTCGCTCGCGCTCGGCGACCGAGACCAGGCCCGGTGGCAGGCGACCAAGGCGCTACCGCTCCTCGAACGAGGCGACGACCCGCAGGGCGTGCGCCTGGCGCGCAGTTTGCTCGAACGCGCCACTCGCGGATAA
- a CDS encoding mechanosensitive ion channel domain-containing protein, with protein sequence MPIPALTGVLVLVSALLARAGTRNTYVKRKLVLTVALAIGYLLAYGLAVWAGTPPGIARSLGTVAPVLLVLAASNLIVLLAVNPFRQDRLPDHLPAILQDAITVAIFVTVVVLFFNDRLQLTAAAGAVVLGLALQNTLGNAIAGLALQADQPYKVGDWIRVGDHEGRVTQISWRSTVLRTRESTLVALPNSSIADGAIVNYSEPAPPTRVFVDVGVTYTAPPNHVKALMVDAIAQVPLAMASPGPDVLLVDFGASAITYRARCFVQDMERASLAQDQIRTALWYTFQRHGIEIPYPIQIEYSPATMPAVALPEQADLPSLIGNTALLGGLTPEARARLAASARPRLYGAGEVIVRQADTGRTSFLIARGEARVSLAPDDHEVARLGVGEVFGEMSWLTGDPRSATVTATRDTLVFELDDTVLRELADASASVLDTLADAVARRRQELESIFADTVHRHLPAVEPPASLVARMRRFLRLR encoded by the coding sequence TTGCCGATCCCCGCCCTGACAGGTGTGCTGGTGCTGGTCTCCGCCCTCTTGGCGAGGGCCGGCACGCGCAACACCTACGTGAAGCGCAAGCTGGTGCTGACGGTGGCGCTGGCCATCGGCTACCTGCTGGCCTACGGGCTCGCCGTCTGGGCCGGCACGCCGCCGGGGATCGCTCGCTCGCTCGGTACGGTTGCGCCGGTGTTGCTGGTGCTCGCGGCCAGCAACCTGATCGTGCTGCTGGCGGTGAATCCGTTCCGTCAGGATCGGCTTCCCGATCACCTCCCGGCGATCCTCCAGGACGCGATCACCGTCGCCATCTTCGTGACGGTCGTCGTCCTCTTCTTCAACGACCGGTTGCAACTGACCGCGGCCGCCGGCGCGGTCGTGCTGGGGCTCGCGCTCCAGAACACGCTCGGCAACGCCATCGCCGGCCTCGCGTTGCAGGCCGACCAGCCGTACAAGGTGGGGGACTGGATCCGGGTCGGCGATCACGAGGGACGGGTGACGCAGATCTCGTGGCGGTCAACGGTGCTGCGCACCCGCGAGAGCACGCTCGTGGCGCTGCCCAACAGCAGCATCGCCGACGGCGCCATCGTCAACTACTCGGAACCGGCGCCGCCGACGCGCGTGTTCGTCGACGTCGGCGTGACCTACACGGCGCCGCCCAACCACGTGAAGGCGTTGATGGTCGACGCGATCGCTCAGGTGCCGCTCGCGATGGCGTCGCCTGGCCCCGACGTGCTGCTGGTCGATTTCGGCGCCTCGGCCATCACCTATCGTGCCCGCTGCTTCGTCCAGGACATGGAGCGGGCCTCGCTCGCGCAGGATCAGATACGCACGGCCCTCTGGTACACGTTCCAGCGGCACGGCATCGAGATCCCATACCCGATCCAGATCGAGTACTCGCCAGCGACGATGCCTGCAGTCGCCCTGCCGGAGCAGGCCGACCTGCCTTCGCTGATCGGGAACACGGCATTGCTTGGCGGGCTGACGCCCGAGGCGCGTGCACGGCTGGCCGCATCGGCGCGGCCACGCCTGTACGGCGCTGGCGAAGTGATCGTGCGGCAGGCGGACACGGGCCGCACGAGCTTCCTCATCGCCCGCGGCGAGGCGCGCGTGAGCCTCGCACCTGACGACCATGAGGTCGCCAGGCTCGGCGTCGGCGAAGTGTTCGGCGAGATGTCCTGGCTCACGGGCGATCCGCGCTCGGCGACGGTGACCGCCACTCGCGACACGCTGGTCTTCGAGCTGGACGACACGGTTCTGCGCGAACTGGCCGACGCGTCAGCCAGCGTACTGGACACACTGGCGGACGCCGTCGCCCGGCGCCGTCAAGAGCTCGAGTCCATCTTTGCCGACACGGTGCACCGCCACCTGCCTGCAGTGGAACCGCCAGCCTCGCTGGTCGCCCGCATGCGCCGCTTCCTCAGGCTGCGCTGA